The sequence below is a genomic window from Lolium perenne isolate Kyuss_39 chromosome 4, Kyuss_2.0, whole genome shotgun sequence.
tttctttactttttgggttatttgtactactgttgatgattattaatagatcggtggatttctcgcaaaaaaaagaaaaaacagttAGCTCTATTGAATTGCGGAGAGCCGTAAATCCATCGGAAAAGATGAAAGTAGCCTACCGGCGAAGGATGGGATTGTGCCCACACCCGTGAAAGCAGAAGATTCCCCTGCCGCTTTGTCTGACGCGGAACCAAACGGCCATAGTCCTGAGTCCtccatcttcttccttgagtCAAAAAGCGCCCCCCAAAGCGGCCAAGCACCAAAACCTTCGCTCATAAGTCATACCAGATCAAACCCCACGCGCGCACAACACATACTCACCCGTGCGCCTCCGCAGCAGCTCAATCCTCGCACACGCCTTGCCCCCCATTACGCCCCACCCCAAAATCTCGCCCGTCACCACCATGAATGGCTCCGCCGCggcggccaccgccgccgccgccgccgtcgcgcctCCCTCTACGCGCCACCCAGGAATCTCGTCAGACACCACCATGGACGACTCCGCTGCCGCCGAAGAGCACCTTCCGAAGAGCAGTCCTGTACAAACAGTTTATACAGAAGGAGAAGTTTCTGTCCTCAAGAAGGCAGTTTGCCTTAAGGCCTGCCGAGAATTACACGCCATCGGCGCCCTGACAGATTCTCTGTTACCAGAACTAGGTGTTCCATGGGAAGAAGAACCCGACATTGGTATGCTTATTGATGATGAATTCgactaaaactaattcatttggtACAATATTTGTAACTTTCTATTCTGATTGATTATACATGTGAGTAGTTTTGTATGCAGTTGTGATGGTTGATTATGTAGCTTGGATTAATTTATTTTGTTAGTTGTGATAGTACAAATTTGTAGTGTTGGGCACATACTCTTTTCTGACAGCCAAAGAGGGTCCCAGAATAGAGTTGGGAATGTTGAGTCAATCTCGTTTGAAAACTTATTTTCCTTGTCTCCTTGCAGTTTTGTTGTTCAATTTGAATGAATACATTACATGCAGTTGGAAATCTGGAATGATATTCTGTATTAACATTGGTTTAATGATCCTCTTGTAGTTGTTGAGAAATACCAACACGAGCAGCCTGACTACTATCCAGAAGAATTTGTGGACAACTGGTTCTCGTTTTCCCGTCTTGGCATATATTATTGCTATAAGATTTCACTGGAAGGATATTTTAAAACAACCGCTTCTCCAACTGACATACTTTTAGTGGTGAAATGTGATTTGGGACCTGACTTTGtatctagctcatttaaattgtGTGGTGCGCAAGACTATGTCAATGTTGCCATTAAATACGCAGGAATAATTCATCTAAACCAAGAACAGGCAAGTTTTGGCTAATATCTGTCTAGTTCGGTACTCATCATGTAATTATTATAGTCTTACTCTCTCTCATCAGCATACTTTTGTGTGTGCTAGTCTGCATGATGAAAACAAAATATTTGTTTCTTCAGGTAACTATGGCTCGAAGATTTCAGGCAACTGTTCTTTCTTTGCTTATTAATAAAGACCAGTCTGAAGGCATCGATGCTATTAAATACTTCCATGAAATGGAAGTGACCATGGGAATTGTATACCTACTGCTACCCTTAGTTTCTGGTAAAGTTGATTGGTGCAGTATCAAGTTCTCCGCCTCCCAAGTATATGAAGCTAGCAACAAAGATACAAAACACTGCCATTCTTGTAAAGAGGTTGATTTACTGCAGACAAAAGATGGTCCTCTGTGCAGGTGTATGCTTAAAAATTCTATTGTCTGTACCCCTCATAATATGGAATTGTATGCTGTTACTGGGTTCCTTGAGTTAAATGCCACATCCCAACTGCATCTACGTGATGGGAGTGCCGTTACCTACATAACCTATTTCAAGACTAGGTATAAGTTTGTCCTTTCAGTTTTAATCTGTATGCACCTGCTCCTAAGCTATCTACATTTGTATCTGTATGTACTCATTGTTTGCTTTTCCAGGTATGGTCtcggcttaacacataaaaatcaGCCCTTATTGGCTGCCAGTAAACTTGTTGAAGTACGCAACTTCCTCCACAAGCGCCATTattatgaaaataaaaaaggtttCATTCTAGCTTGCTGCAAATATAGTTTTTGACTCTGTTATGATTTACTAGcacaaatacccgtgcgttgctacggcctaACAAACGTAAACTAATTAAACGGATCATAATTCAACATCAAGTGTCTAAAAACAAATTCTCGATGAGACTACCATACCATTCCAGTTCACCAGATTGAACTTGTCAACCTTCCTGATTCTTTGGGGGTAGATTATGATAATTAGATTTAATAATATCTTGACAAACATGAATCTAGGCATCTCAAGCTAGCATGACATAAATATAATTAAAATAAAAGAATTCTCGTAGGCTAAGGTCAAAGTCCAACGTAGAGCACTGCCTAGCTTAGCCGCTTGCCACATGCAATTCTTCTTCAGATGTGAGGCTGCCCGACGATGGACGAGAATTGCCTAATTTTCTGTACTTTTAGGAAGTAGATATTACTCTTGTCTAGTTCTATAGCAACATCATATGAAGGTGTAGTCCTAGCGGGGCGTCGGTAAGGTCGTACCTGATGAGGCGTAGACGCCGACAATGGTGGCACCTCTCGCCGAGCTCGACGAAGATAAAGGAGGCCACCGACGACGGCCACGGAGCTGTGTCAATGCCAATGCTGTGGTAGCACCAGTAGTTCATGAAAACTGCATATAAACAATTCAAACATGTACAACAACTTAGCTAAGGAAAAACAATATGGTTTACTCAAATCCGCGCTGAGCTCTAGAAGCTTCTGGAAGACCTGAAAGAAAGAGACCAATGCACTGAATCAATCCCTCAATCAAAGGTCGACCTGGCACACATCAATGGGTACAGATTGATGAGCAGGCATCCTATCCAACCTTGACACTCGTTGGAGACGTAAAATCATGTGAAGGAGATTTTTTTTTGGAGTCGATGCATACCTGCACTTAAGGTATATGTGTAGATGTGTCATATGCACTGCTTGGTGCTATACTTGCCGCAAGACACCAGAGATCCAAAATCCATGACAAAATTTACGATAGATTTCAGAAATAAGAAGAAAGTACACATAGGGAGATTAGATCCGGCATAAGGTGCACGTTGCACCTAGCGCCATGCATACATTGCAGGCTGAGTCTGCACCAATCGCTTGCCATCTCTTTATTCTCCACTGCCTGAGAAGACATCGAGTCCAATTAAAAGAAACAGATCGAGTCCTCGGCTAATCTGATCTCCGGAACGAGATAATCCAGGATCTAATATAGCGCAGCACAACCAGGCCCAGCCACCGGCTTCACCTCCAGCAGCAAAAGCGCTCTCGAGACCAGGCTCCACCGCCTCCTTTCTCTTCTCACGGAATCCGGTCGGGGGAAGGGTTGGTATGGCCGCCTGTTCCCTGGCGGCGGAGTGACGGCCGCGGGACACCGCGGCGCGCATGTTGAAGAAGGGAGGTCGGACGGGACAGATGTCAATCACGACCGGGCGCACGGCGGGCGGCTATGTCGCCGGAGTAGCGGGGTCGAGAACAGGAGGTTGGCGGCGCGAGCGAGAGGATGCGATGCGCAACTCGATTGAACGTACTGTGAGAACGAATCAGCAGGCGACTCTCCATGCCCTCTCTTTCTCTGATGCGCCGGTGACCTCCTCTCTTCCCGAGCTCATCCTGAGCCGCTGCTCCTCTCCCATGGCCGTAAGAAGGGAGGATTGGCCAGGTGCGCCGTAGTAGATCGATGTGCGGGCGTGTATGGTTGCGCGGTACAAAAAACGAAGGAGAGCGCGACCGGTATTTGACTAAGGCGGTGGCAGTTGCTGTAAATTTGACCGAAAGATAAGGATAGTTTAAAAACGGACGAAAATTCtggggagaaaccttccttcctttattagtaggtatagatttGAAGCTTGTGTTGAGTTAATCTTTTCTGGTCAAACCCTGGAGGCCAAGTCTGCGGTTTCTTATCATCTATAAGTATGATCTGATAAGTAACTTCTTTTTATATTTGAGAAGCCTTCAAGTGTTTTTAACCTTCAACTTTGGATGTGGTCATGCTGTCAAATCAGTGTGTAGTACAGACCCATCTGGGATTTCTGTACAGCCAACTCTTGCTTGACAGCGAACCtattcttttgtttttttttgcagCTAGTATGTTCGAATTTAATATTATATTAATCCTTAATTTCATTACAAATATATAATACATGAAGTATGCTATGAACTTCATCTACATTTTAGTTTAATTTATAATTAAATTTGTACGTCAAACTGCCAGTGCTCACTAGTTGTACCGTGAGAACCTCTTTTTATACAAACACTATTGCACCACAATTGTGGAACATCCATGCCATCCACCGTTCTTCCACCAGCAGTGCACTCACCGCAGGCAGAAGAACCACATCCATGCCATCCGCGTCGAGGGACAGACGCTAACTGACCACGCTGACATTGCTGCAGCCGCGTTCCTGCACTACGATGGCTTGCTGGGCACGGATGTTGCTCGCGACTGCACGCTTGACTTTGCGCACCTGATCGAGCCCGCTGCTGGACTGGACGCTCTCGAGGCTCCCTTCTCCGCCGACGAAATCTGGAACGCTGTGAAGCGCATGCCTGCCCGCAAGGCGCCGGGGCCTGATGGGTTCACCGCCGAATTCCTTCGTCCGTGTTGGAACATCGTCAAGCAGGACGTTGTGGACGTGTTCCAGCAGCTCTACGACCTGCGCGGCCGAGGCTTTCACCGCCTAACCCAAGCCCTGATGATGCTGTTCCCTAAgcgcgctgacgcgaccgccctgGGTGACTACAGGCCCATCAGCCTCATCCATCTGATTGCCAAGCTCTTCGCGAAGACGCTGTCGCTGCGCCTGGCACCGCGCCTTGACGAGCTCGCCAGCACAAACCAGAACGCGCTCATCAGCGGCCGTAGCCTGCACGACAACTTCATCCTGGTGAAGCAGTCCGCCCGCCTCCTACATCAGCTCGGAGCACCATGTGTCCTCCTCAAGCTGGATCTTGCGCACGCATTCTACTCCATCTAGTGGCCCTTCCTCTTCGAAGCGCTACGGCAATATGGTTTCGGGGACTGCTTCCTGGAATGGCTGGTgatcctgctctcctctgccagCACAAGGGTTCTGATCAACGGCGAGCCTGGGCCGCCTATCTGGCACCAGCGCGGACTCCGGCAGGGCGACCCGCTCTTGCCGCAGCTATTTGTCCTTGGCATCGACGCCCTTGGCCGCCTTGTTCAGCGTGCGATCCACTCCGACATTCTGCAGCAGCTGCACGGCGCAGCATCCCGGCGTTCTCACTCTACGCCGACAACGTGGTCATGTTCTGCTGCCCCACGATGGAGGATGTGGTGGCCGTGCGCGAGATCCTGCGGCTATTTGGCCGCGCGTCTGGGCTGCAGGTCAACTTTGCGAAAAGCTCCGCCACGCTCATACGCTGTGACCAGAACGCCGCCACGCCGGTGCTCCAGGAGCTTGATTGCCCCATCGTCGAGTTGCCCATCACCTACCTCGGCATCCCGCTTACCTTACGGCGACCAACTGCTGCGCAGATGCAACCCCTGGTTGAGCGTGCTGCTGTCGGTTTGCCCACCTGGAAGGCGAAGCTCATGACCAAGGCAGGGCGGGTGGCACTGGTTAAATCGGTGATCAGTGCCATCCCGATACACCAACAACTCGTGCTAGGGCCTCCCAAGAAGACCCTAAAGctcatcgacaaaatcaaaaggggattCCTCTAGGAGGGGAAAAGGGAAGCCAAGGGCGGCAACTGCCATGTCAACTGGAAGCGGGTGTGCAGGCCATCGCGTACGGTGGCCTGGGCGTGCCCGATCTGGAGCGCACTGGCCGCCTTGCCATGCGCCTATGCTGGCTTTGGTTCTCCCGCACTGATAACCGGCGAGCATGGAACGACCTGGACCTGCAGTTCACGGACGACGAGCGTGCGCTGTTCTTTGCCTCCACCACCATGGCGGTAGGGAATGGCCAAAAGTCAAGCGCCGGCGCAAAATCAGGACTGTCGCCCAAGGGCTGCAGGGGAACAGCTGGGCTCAGGACATCCATGGCATCCTTGGCGTGCACGAGATTGGGTAATACCTGACGCTCTGGACGGCCGTCGCGCGCACGACGCTGTCCCAGGAGCCCAATGGCTTATCTGGAAGTGGGCTGACAGTGGTACCTACACTGCCAAGTCTTGCTACCAGGCACAGTTTCATGGCTCGACCGCGTCCAGCTCCTGGAAGCTCACGTGGAAGACATGGGCGCCGCCGCGAGTCAAGTTCTTCTGCTGGCTTGCGTGCATGGATCGGTGCTTGCTGTGTGATCAGATTCTGGAGACCATGCACCACCTCATCCTCGCTTGCCCTTTCTCCCGGCAGGTTTGGCACGAGGTGCTGGCTCGCCTGCGCATGACCTGCCAGCCCCCCAACGACGGCGACACCTCCCTTGATGACTGGTGGCGCAAGGCAAGGCAACTAACCCCGAAGCCCTTGCGCAAAGGACTAGACTCCATCACCCTGCTCACACCATGGCTGATCTGTAAGCACTGCAACTCGTGTGTCTTCGACAGAGCCCGGCCCTCGGTTCGTGATCTGGTGAAGGCCATTTTTGACGAGGCGCTTTGTGGGCTAGAGCTGGCGCGAAAGGCGTAAGGGTAGTCTTGCCGACGACTTGGGACGTGCACTGATGTATTTCCATACCTGTATCTTGCCTCCTAGGAGGACTATAAAACActatcttttcaatgaaatgaaacgcaagtcttttgcgttttctcgaaaacaAAAACAATTGTGGAACATTTCTCATGCTGTTCCATTTAATATTTGTTTGCCTTTTGCAGTATGATTTTTCTGCTTTATTATACATATTCTCATTAACTTGTTGATGTGTTATTATCTGCTGCCATAATTCTTGTTTAATTGGACATATCTCAAAATAGTTTTTAATAACGGTAATTATCATTCTTCTCAAGATTTAATAATTGTATGTGGGAAGAATTTGGCATGGAGCTTAGCCTCTTTCGATAAGGCTTCTTAGAGAAGTTGGTAGAGAATGGATTCAGCCTTCACTATTGTCAGAAGCAGTAGAGAAGGCGCCCCCTATGGGAAGTTGACATGCATCTTGGTCTCTTTAAGCAAATGCTTAAGCCTTCCCAAATTAGGGACCTTAGGAAGCATGTAATTTTTTGCATAACTATCAATGAAACACACACAGGAGTTAGAAATATATCCTTTGACCATACTTGCAGAGTTCGTCTGTTACAGCTGTGCCCAtgacttgcttgatcattgtgcaGTTCATGCTTAAGCCCTCGAAGAATAGGGGCCTTATGCAGTTTACATATTCACGTAATTATCAATGGACAGGCACAAGTTCAAATATACCTTTGGTCATACTCCAGTTAGCAGAACTCGTTTGTTACAGCTGTGGCCATGACTGACTTGATCATACCTTTCCTTGTTACAGAATCTTGCAATTCATATGCTGTTGAGTTGCCACCTGAGCTCTGCAGAGTTCTGATGTCACCCGTGTCTGCTAGTACTTTGTGCAGCTTCTCGATTATTCCTTCTGTGATGTACCGCATCCAGTGTATACTTCTTTCTGCAAAGCTGAAGGTTCAGTTGGGCCCAAGAATGCAACAGTTTGTCATACCAGCTCTGAAGGTTAGATTTCCAACTATACTGCAAGTAGTCTTACATGTGAGAACGAAGCTTATATATCCCCTGTTTTTTAAGCCTTGAAAATATTTATTGTCATTGGTGTAGAAGAGGAAAAGTGGCTAACCTTTGGGGCAGCAGCCAGCAGCTGCTGTGTTCTGTCTTAGGGTTTCTTACATACTAGTCTCAGCTTATATACCATCCCAGCTTACATGTGAGAATGAAGCTTTTATATCCCCTGTTTTTGTAAGTCTTCAAAATATTTATTTTCATTGCCTCAACAACCTGTAACTCCCCCTGCGGTTGCTGCTCCCCCTGTTCTTCTGCATGGTGCTCCAACTGTTCTTCTATCCTTGGTCTCCGTGAGTACACATGAAGACCATGCTCTTCATTTGGCTTTGGCTAACTTCTACCATGTGGAAATTCTGGTACAATAAGTGGTATAGACCCAACAATCAGAGGTTGTTGTTGCTCCACCAGAGGACAGCTGCTATTGCTTGCACTGCTGCCACTTGCACTCTTCCCCTCTTGACCAGCAAAATATTCAGTGGCTGGTCAAGCCCTTCAAATATAGCACTCAAATCTGTTTTTCACCACAAAAGGGGTTAGATTCCCAGAAAGTAACATCAAGACTTACAAATGTGCGTCTCTACAAGGAACTCCAACATTTATATCCTTGCTGTAGCAGGATAGCCAATGAAGATGCACATAATAGCTCTAGGATCAAATTTTGTCACCGAGGGCCTGTGATCACGAATAAAGCaagtgcatccaaacaccttgggAGTAACCACAAACTTGTTCTCTCCTAGTAATATTCACAAGGAGATTTCATATCTAGTATTCTTGAGGTCATGCGATTGATAAGAAAAGTAGCAGTCATCACTGTCTGCCTCACTCCAGAGGAATCGTGGGACATTCATGGTATAAATTGAGGTGGAGTGTCTGAACATGATGTCTATGTAGAATATCATGATTATATAGGAACCCGCAAAACTTCTTGTTAATATATTTTGTCCCATTGGCTAATCTGAGCATTTGGACCAGCACCTTGAACTGGGTTATAACATATGCATAGAAATTCCGGAAGCAAGAAAACACTTTATCCTTATGCTTCATAAGGTACACCCAAGTTATTCTAGAATAACAGTCAATGAATGTCACAAAATACTTCATCCCACTGATAGAGGAAATAGGACATGTCTACACATTAGAAATTCAGAATGCACAAGCATAAACGGGGATATACTTCTGAGCTCCTTACTCACATAGGTGCTTCCAGTATGTTTAGCATACTCACATGCTTCACACTTAAGATTATTCTTATCAATTTCACTCGTTACATCTGGAAAGACTTTAGTCATTTTATCAAAAGCAACATGTCACATTCTACAATGATGCATCATAGCATTTTTCTCCTTCTACAGCAGTGCTGCAACTAGTGTTGAACTTCCTAGCTTGCATGATTCATCACGGTCCATGTACCAAATGCCTCTACGCCTGGTTCCGGTTCCAATCTTCTTTCCACTCAGCCTCTCGTGTATACAAAATAAATACCTATCTATCTATCATAGGTTACACGATAGTATATTTGATCAACCAGTGCACTTATAGAGAGTGAATTCACAATGCAGGCACGTGTATGATTGATGATAGCTTAAGAACAACACCAGTTCCTTTGATTGGTTGGGCTGTACCATACCATCAGCAGTTGAATTGTTTCTTGATGCATGGGAGTGGCTGCCCTAGATTTAAACTCTTCAATGCTATTAGCAACATGTTTCAGTCTTACCGTCACTAAGTAGATAAAGTGGGCGAAGTGCCCAAAACTTGCATCTGTTTGTTGCTCTCCCATCTTCACTTCACTTTGGCTTGAACTAGACTGTCCTTGCCCTTCCTTGATGTTCGCGCTAACACTCACTTGATGGTTGGAATACCCTACATTCCAGCCTCTAACTCCCCTAAAATTTCCTCGGCCATACCCCCTTCCACTGCCACAATTGTGACTTAGATGCCATTTTATTCCACAATTGTGGCAATCATGTGTCTCATGCCTATTTGACACATAGTAAGCTGGTTTAGGTACTATCTCCACTTCCTACATTTGTTTCAGCCTAGTTTCTTCTTGTGCCATGGCTGCAGTTGCCTCTTCCAGTGTAGGCAAGTGAGGAAGATGCATCAGCGCAGCCCTCCTCCCCTCAAATGCAAGATTCAGTCCATTCAAAATTTTTATCACCCTTCTATCCTCAATCCACTTCTTCACCGCTGCAAGGTGATCCAGATCTACCCATGCATGTCTCAACTCTCCCATATATGTCATCACATATTTCACCTTGAGTCAAATCGTATCGTGTCTTCAATTTGAGAGACCAACATGACATTTCTCTTGCCCGAATACATCTTTGACAGGGCATCCCATACATTTGTTGATGATGCTGCAACAACATTGGCGGGCAACCTTGCTACCATTGTCGGGTCAATCAAGCGCAATGGCGTCGCGGATCCCGCTAGATTCGAACTCGCGGGCAACCTTGCGGCCCGCCGGGGAGATAGCTTGGCATGTTGTGGCGAAGGGGCCAATGCGTACGTGGAGGCACATAGACGGTTGATGGGACTCATACTCTGTGTTGTGCATgtgagagagaggagggagcggtGTGTGGGGAGGAGTTGCGAGCACAAAAGTAAATGCAGCGTCTCCCGAGCTTCTCCACGTGTGTAACCGTTACACGTGCTAGTGCAATTTTTCCCCGCACATTTGGTGAAGCTCCGCCACAATGGGATGGGCCGCCTCATGTAGTCCTGTTCCATGATCTCCCTTTGGTTTTGCTGGGTCAAGGAAACCTCGGGACACGGGACAGATGGGACAATAGTGTCTGGCGTGCCAATTCCGTCATGTCTCAGCTGACCGTGCACGATGATGGGCTCCTCTGCCTTCAACCTCCGCGGGTTCCGCTGCCACGAGATCCCACACCACCCCACGCCTGCCCCTTAGAAGAGCACCATCATTGTAGCCCTGGTTGTCACTggtgccgccaccaccgccgccggtggcactgataccatgtagaagaggAAGAGTGGCTAACCTTTGGGGTAGCAGCAGCTGCTATGTTCGGTCTTAGGATTTCTTACAAACCGGCCTGAGCTTATATACCATCCCAGGTCACTTGGGCTAATGGGCCACATGGGCGAGAATAGGAAGACAGACTACTAGATAGGATGCAGCTAATGGGCCACATGCAGCTCATATACTGTTCAACAATTGGtaatttgcatgtgttagtttactAGGCATCAATTAGGAAGAGCTATACATCTTGTGTGTTTTTCATTATGAAAACTTAGGTTCTACTTTTTTAGTATGCCAATGAAATGTACGACCGAGACTGGTTATTCCTATATTAATGCTAACATTTTTTTTGAGCGGAAAACTATGAGGGAGGCTTTGATTCACTGAGATTCCACCCAATAAACTGTATGGGAGGCTTTGATACACTGGGATTTCGCTGATGAAGCATGTCCTGAGTGTGTTGAGCCTGTTGTCCAGAAGCAGCCAAGCAAAAACCTTAACCCAGTGGAGCATTTGGACTGCCGGATCATGCTAATGGAAGTAGGGTTTGGGTGTGCTGAAGCATAGACTGGTAGCATTTTCTGGCCGAGAAGTGGGAGCTTCCCTAGGGGCTTTGCCAGGAGTCAATTGTCTTATGAAGGTCTTGGGCATGATGAGAGGAATTGCTGGAGGTCATG
It includes:
- the LOC127323294 gene encoding endoribonuclease Dicer homolog 2a: MNGSAAAATAAAAAVAPPSTRHPGISSDTTMDDSAAAEEHLPKSSPVQTVYTEGEVSVLKKAVCLKACRELHAIGALTDSLLPELGVPWEEEPDIVVEKYQHEQPDYYPEEFVDNWFSFSRLGIYYCYKISLEGYFKTTASPTDILLVVKCDLGPDFVSSSFKLCGAQDYVNVAIKYAGIIHLNQEQVTMARRFQATVLSLLINKDQSEGIDAIKYFHEMEVTMGIVYLLLPLVSGKVDWCSIKFSASQVYEASNKDTKHCHSCKEVDLLQTKDGPLCRCMLKNSIVCTPHNMELYAVTGFLELNATSQLHLRDGSAVTYITYFKTRYGLGLTHKNQPLLAASKLVEVRNFLHKRHYYENKKESCNSYAVELPPELCRVLMSPVSASTLCSFSIIPSVMYRIQCILLSAKLKVQLGPRMQQFVIPALKILEAITTKECQEEFSQESLETLGDSFLKYVATQHLYSKYKLHHEGTLTKMKKNLISNAALCQLACNYNLVGYIQGEEFKPKCWIIPGLGYNMSSNSKILSSSSNGMYSLRKMSLRSKRIADTVEALIGAYLSAVGEQAAFLFLKSLGMDIEFHTKIPPERTILIKCEEFINVRSLETIIGYEFKDPLLLMEALTHGSYQIAGTTACYQRLEFLGDAVLDHLFTVYFYNQYPECTPALLTDLRSASVNNYCYAHAAVKAGLNKHILHSSSELHRKMACYLEKFVQSFTGSSHGWEAGIGLPKVLGDVIESIAGAIYIDSKYDKEVVWKSMKQLLEPLATPETVECDPVKELQEYCDRRSYIKSYTTTHKDRVSSVVAEVKVEGTIYSATQTGHDKSVAKKYAAKLLLKDLKEKACQGCISQP